The genome window CTTTGAATATTAAATTCAATCGACGATGGCAACTATCATAACCGACATAAATGATTTAGACCTAAGTAAATCATACACTTACGCCGATTATCTTACTTGGAATTTTCAAGAAAGACTGGAAATTCTGAAAGGTAAAATTTTCAAGATGAGTCCTGCACCAAGCAGAAAACATCAGGAAATTTCAGCAAAAATTTTCCGAAAATTTGACCGTTATTTCGAAAACAAATTATGTAATATTTATTATGCTCCCTTTGATGTCCGTTTAAAAAATTTCAAAAAAAGCACTTCCGACAAAGAAATTACAACTGTTGTCCAGCCTGACATTTGTGTGATTTGCGATAAAGAAAAATTAGACGACAGAGGATGTATTGGAGCTCCTGATTTAATTATTGAAATTCTTTCGCCTGGAAATTCAAAAAAAGAAATGGACATCAAATTTGACTTATACGAAGAAAATGAAGTCAAAGAATATTGGATAGTAGAGCCTTTTCAAAAATCAATATTAATCTACACCCTTAAAAACGATAAATACATTGGACTAAAACCTATCGCCGAGGAAGGATTAGTTCACAGTCCTCTATTTCCTGAACTGACTTTCAATGTGGAAGAAATTTTTAGGGATTAAGTATTAAAGATTAAAATGCATTTTGATTTTCAAATAATATTATTTTGCAAACAAAAACAAACCCTTTTATAGTTTTAAACTTTAAAAGGGTTTTTATTTTCGCCTATCAAATATTGCAAATATGAAAGAAAAGAATCCTAATAAAATCATTCCTAATCCAATAAACAAAACGAATTTTCCAAAATAAGGAATAATTCTGATCAGCAAAGTACCTGAAATTAATGTGATTAAAATACCAACTATAGAGATAACAAACGATTTTAAAATTTTATCCATACTTACTTTTTTAAACTCCCCACAATCCCCTTTAACAATTCATTAAAATCAAACTTGGCATCACCCGTCAACCCCAATCTCACAATTACCAAATTGCGTGACGGAATAATAAATACCTTTTGTCCGTTAAAACCATTACAAGAATACATATCCCTTGGAGCATCTGGATAAAATCCATCGGCGTTGAGCCAAAAGTGCGCTCCGTATTTACCATTTGAAGTGTTTGTAGGAGTCGAAACATACTTTGCCCAACTGGCATCAAATAGCTGTTCGCCGTTCCAATTGCCTTTGTGCAAATAAAGCAAACCCAACTTAGACCAATCTCGCGTCGTCGCCCACGCATAGGACGAACCCACATAATTACCGGTCATATCGGTTTCAATCACCATCGAATGCATTCCGATTTTATCAATCAATGCTGAGTACCAAAAATCCAGATATTCCTGATGCGTTTTGAACTGCTTCCGCAAAATACCCGACAGCAGATTCGTAGTTCCCGAAGAATAATTCCAATGCGTGTTGGGTTTAAAAACGGCCGGTTTCAACAATTGTGAGCGAGACATATCTTCATCGTCAAAAAGCATTTCTGTAGCATCACAAATTCTGTCATAATGCTCCTCCCATTCCAAACCTGAATTCATGTGGAGTAAATCATTGGTTGTAATGTTCTTTCTATTGTCATTTTGCCATTCAGGAATTGGAGCCGGTTTGTAAATATCAAACCGACCCTGTTTTTGAAGTATTCCAAAAAGTGTTCCCGTAATACTCTTTGTCATGGACCAGCCCAAAAGAATACTGTTTTTAGTCAAGCCTTCTGCATATTTCTCGGCAATTATTCTGTCTTTATAAATAACTAGAACGGAACGAGTTCTTTTAGCATCTTCTCCCTCGGCATCAAAGGCATTAGCGACAGCCTGATTCAATTTGGCATAATCCACATTGGCAAAAATCTTGTCTTTGGGTTCTGCATCTCCATACGGAAAAGGAAAATTGTTTTTAGATTTCGCTCTTTTTGGAATTTCGTATGGCTTGGTAATATCAAAATTATCATTGATTAATGTTGCACCCAAGCCATTTCTAAAAATTGCTTTTCGCTTTTTAAATCCAAAAACGGTAGCCGTTGCAAATTTTCCTGATTCATTTATTTCATTGGAAGCCCAACGGATAACGTCAAAATCATTATCACTTTTCTCGATGTTTTCCAATGACCGATTGGCTATGAAATGACAGCTTGCAACGCTTTTGGCCGAAAATCCTGAAATTAATTCCAATCTTCGGTAAGTTGTAATGCCAAAATAAATCAAAAACAAAAGAACCAAAGAGACGATTATTTTCAAATATTTTTTCATAACTGGAGATATTTATCCTAATTTAATAAAAAAAGGAACACAAAAATAAAGACTGATACATTCTGTTCGATTTTTCATCAATAACAATATTTTCTTCCAAAGCGATTTCACAATTATTCCTTATTGTTCCTAGAAAACTAAATCAATTGTGTTACTTTTGTATTTAGAAAAAATCTAAATAAACGCATGTTAGATATTCAAAAAATAAGAGCCGACTTTCCTATTCTTTCTCAGAAAGTAAATGGAAAACCACTAGTATATTTCGATAACGGAGCCACTTCGCAAAAACCGCAGGTGGTTATCGATGCGATTGCAAAGTATTATCAGGAAATAAATGCCAACATTCATAGAGGCGTTCATACATTGAGCCAATTGGCAACAGATGCTTATGAAGTTTCACGCGGAAAAGTGAAAAATCATATTAATGCCAAATATACCCACGAAGTGCTTTTCACTTCGGGAACTACTTTTGGCATCAACTTGGTCGCTAATGGATTTGCTTCAATTCTAAAACCGGGTGATGAAGTGATTGTTTCTTCATTGGAACATCACAGCAATATTGTGCCTTGGCAGATGCTCTGTGAAAAAACCGGAGCAACGCTCAAAGTAATTCCGATGGATGAAAACGGCGAATTGATAATGGCCGAATACGATAAATTACTTTCGCCAAAAACTAAAATCGTTACCGTAAATCATATTTCAAATGCATTGGGAATTATCAATCCTATCAAATATATGATTGACAAAGCACATGAAGTTGGTTCAGCTGTTTTGATTGATGGAGCTCAGGCTGTTCCGCATTTAAAACCAGATGTTCAGGCTTTAGATTGTGATTTCTATGCTTTTTCGGGACATAAAATGTGCGGTCCAACGGGAACAGGAATTTTATACGGAAAAGAAGGTTGGCTGAATAAATTACCTCCTTACCAAGGCGGTGGTGAAATGATCAAAGAGGTGACTTTCGAAAAAACAACCTATGCCGATCTGCCTCATAAGTTCGAAGCAGGAACTCCTCATATTGCAGGCGGAATCGTTCTAGGAACTGCTATTGATTATATGAATGAAATTGGTTTTGAAAACATTCAGAAGCAGGAATTGGAATTGCTGGAATATGCCACAAAACGATTATCAGAAATTGACGGTATTAGAATTTATGGTACATCAGAAAACAAAAC of Flavobacterium marginilacus contains these proteins:
- a CDS encoding Uma2 family endonuclease codes for the protein MATIITDINDLDLSKSYTYADYLTWNFQERLEILKGKIFKMSPAPSRKHQEISAKIFRKFDRYFENKLCNIYYAPFDVRLKNFKKSTSDKEITTVVQPDICVICDKEKLDDRGCIGAPDLIIEILSPGNSKKEMDIKFDLYEENEVKEYWIVEPFQKSILIYTLKNDKYIGLKPIAEEGLVHSPLFPELTFNVEEIFRD
- a CDS encoding serine hydrolase domain-containing protein, translating into MKKYLKIIVSLVLLFLIYFGITTYRRLELISGFSAKSVASCHFIANRSLENIEKSDNDFDVIRWASNEINESGKFATATVFGFKKRKAIFRNGLGATLINDNFDITKPYEIPKRAKSKNNFPFPYGDAEPKDKIFANVDYAKLNQAVANAFDAEGEDAKRTRSVLVIYKDRIIAEKYAEGLTKNSILLGWSMTKSITGTLFGILQKQGRFDIYKPAPIPEWQNDNRKNITTNDLLHMNSGLEWEEHYDRICDATEMLFDDEDMSRSQLLKPAVFKPNTHWNYSSGTTNLLSGILRKQFKTHQEYLDFWYSALIDKIGMHSMVIETDMTGNYVGSSYAWATTRDWSKLGLLYLHKGNWNGEQLFDASWAKYVSTPTNTSNGKYGAHFWLNADGFYPDAPRDMYSCNGFNGQKVFIIPSRNLVIVRLGLTGDAKFDFNELLKGIVGSLKK
- a CDS encoding aminotransferase class V-fold PLP-dependent enzyme; this encodes MLDIQKIRADFPILSQKVNGKPLVYFDNGATSQKPQVVIDAIAKYYQEINANIHRGVHTLSQLATDAYEVSRGKVKNHINAKYTHEVLFTSGTTFGINLVANGFASILKPGDEVIVSSLEHHSNIVPWQMLCEKTGATLKVIPMDENGELIMAEYDKLLSPKTKIVTVNHISNALGIINPIKYMIDKAHEVGSAVLIDGAQAVPHLKPDVQALDCDFYAFSGHKMCGPTGTGILYGKEGWLNKLPPYQGGGEMIKEVTFEKTTYADLPHKFEAGTPHIAGGIVLGTAIDYMNEIGFENIQKQELELLEYATKRLSEIDGIRIYGTSENKTSVISFNIDGIHPYDIGTIIDKLGIAVRTGHHCAQPIMNFFCIPGTIRASFSFYNTKEEIDALVEAVKKAQMMLS